A portion of the Maylandia zebra isolate NMK-2024a linkage group LG9, Mzebra_GT3a, whole genome shotgun sequence genome contains these proteins:
- the otos gene encoding otospiralin encodes MKLLVLLGIVFCLFACHLSEARIIPEGVPYDEPPAVPYWPYTTSDFWNYIEYFRSIGAYNYINEMARAFFAHQPIGDTLGYETNAGHEH; translated from the exons ATGAAGCTGCTGGTGTTGCTCGGTATTGTCTTCTGCCTCTTTGCCTGTCATCTCAGTg AGGCCAGGATCATCCCAGAAGGAG TGCCTTATGATGAACCACCAGCTGTTCCCTACTGGCCGTACACCACCTCTGACTTCTGGAACTACATTGAGTACTTCAGATCCATCGGTGCCTACAACTACATCAATGAGATGGCCCGGGCCTTCTTCGCCCACCAGCCCATAGGAGACACTCTAGGATATGAGACCAATGCAGGACATGAACACTAA
- the cops9 gene encoding COP9 signalosome complex subunit 9, whose protein sequence is MKPAVDEMFPEGAGPYVDLDEAGGSSGLLMDLAANEKAVHSDFFNDFEDLFDDDDLQ, encoded by the exons ATGAAGCCTGCAGTGGATGAAATGTTTCCTGAAGGAGCTGGTCCCTATGTGGACCTGGACGAG gcaGGAGGCAGCAGCGGTCTGCTCATGGACCTGGCAGCTAATGAAAAAGCTGTGCACTCCGATTTCTTTAATG ATTTTGAGGATCTGTTTGATGACGATGACCTGCAGTGA
- the and1 gene encoding actinodin1: MAERRRTSFSGVLITIVLAVMLLPAFLSAGPIVQKPRGDAGESIQEKAAAAAAHRRLIRNRRNISWYKQHSDFWAWYKYFTDNGNQEAIQEMDRIFLAYLQNKNRAEGRRSYKAYLRHLGDVYKSCSDTEDPNCVASYTSRASPKAEPPKPAPVKTCDPTKDPYCMYMALVQGKSPYKPLVLPAATPAPQYVHSPAPAKDPQSGYYYYSPSTMPFLTMEQKVELLRICGSDDVECLQYHLKAAYGYSGGSRPSYAHLGCDPKKDPACKMLQKAPAGLYMNAYSASSTAPQAAPGSCNPLFEDGCNPLTATRFSTSPESYKSNERDQAAAIRAAPPAEQYDPYSMYRDSYSNVNRVTDPYAMYRQASAPTSPPATDLFAVLRQYMAQAHTNDPYAPRMGAASESNSNDPYSTMRDAAGAMHLHTPPSPRQQHPYSYPSYEEPAQEERHPLGPPGKTKEGYDCFIGYDRECYPVKPSAPRSGVQRRIPYPAEAYEPHLNSDGTRNGVLEPVNPHCDPEYDRDCRLRRYETEQPQSQPERHAAEDHSQTAAEREQVNQDQYEAEPYQSGQEESHTPYQPLSQGMPSLQDILRRYGDQYPGQEDHRAYADNYHKK, from the exons ATGGCTGAAAGAAGACGGACCAGTTTCTCCGGTGTGTTGATCACCATTGTGCTGGCTGTGATGCTGCTGCCTG CATTCTTGTCTGCTGGACCAATTGTGCAAAAGCCCAGAGGAGATG CGGGGGAAAGCATCCAGGAGAAGGCGGCTGCTGCAGCAGCACACAGGAGGCTGATCCGCAACCGCAGGAACATCAGCTGGTACAAACAGCACTCTGACTTCTGGGCATGGTACAAGTACTTTACTGACAACGGCAACCAGGAGGCA ATTCAGGAGATGGATCGCATTTTCCTCGCCTACCTCCAGAACAAGAACCGTGCTGAGGGACGTCGCTCCTACAAGGCCTACTTGAGACACCTGGGAGATGTTTATAAATCCTGCTCCGATACTGAAGACCCCAACTGCGTGGCTTCCTACACCAGCAGGGCCAGTCCTAAAGCGGAACCCCCCAAACCTGCCCCAGTAAAAACCTGTGACCCCACCAAGGACCCCTACTGCATGTACATGGCTTTAGTCCAGGGAAAGAGCCCTTACAAGCCATTGGTGCTCCCGGCTGCCACCCCTGCTCCTCAGTACGTCCActctcctgctccagccaaggaCCCTCAGTCAGGGTACTACTACTACTCGCCGTCCACGATGCCTTTCCTGACCATG GAGCAGAAGGTAGAGTTGCTGCGGATCTGTGGCTCTGATGATGTGGAGTGTCTGCAGTACCATCTGAAAGCTGCTTATGGGTATTCTGGTGGGTCCCGTCCATCATATGCCCACCTTGGCTGTGACCCCAAGAAAGATCCTGCCTGCAAAATGTTACAGAAAGCTCCTGCTGGTCTCTACATGAATGCCTATTCTGCCTCCAGTACG GCTCCCCAAGCTGCACCAGGATCCTGCAATCCTCTTTTTGAAGACGGTTGCAACCCTCTTACCGCCACCAGATTTTCCACTTCTCCAGAATCATACAAAAGTAACGAGAGAGATCAGGCCGCTGCCATCCGTGCTGCCCCTCCTGCTGAGCAGTATGACCCCTATTCCATGTATAGGGATTCTTATTCTAATGTTAACAGAGTCACTGATCCTTATGCTATGTATCGCCAGGCCAGTGCCCCAACTTCTCCTCCAGCTACTGATCTCTTTGCTGTACTGCGCCAATACATGGCCCAAGCTCACACTAATGACCCATATGCTCCACGTATGGGGGCTGCTTCTGAGTCAAACTCCAACGATCCTTACTCTACTATGCGTGATGCAGCAGGCGCTATGCACCTGCACACCCCTCCCTCCCCCAGGCAGCAGCACCCTTATTCCTATCCCAGTTATGAGGAACCTGCCCAGGAGGAACGCCACCCTCTGGGTCCCCCAGGCAAAACCAAGGAGGGCTACGACTGTTTCATTGGCTATGACCGTGAATGCTATCCCGTGAAGCCCAGCGCACCTCGCTCTGGAGTTCAACGTCGCATCCCTTACCCTGCTGAGGCCTATGAGCCCCACCTGAATTCTGACGGCACCCGCAACGGCGTCCTGGAGCCTGTAAACCCACACTGTGACCCCGAGTATGACCGTGACTGCCGCCTGCGTCGCTATGAGACCGAGCAGCCTCAAAGCCAGCCTGAACGTCATGCTGCAGAGGACCACAGCCAGACGGCAGCCGAGAGAGAGCAGGTTAATCAGGACCAGTATGAAGCAGAGCCCTACCAGAGCGGCCAGGAGGAATCTCACACACCCTACCAGCCTCTCTCACAAGGCATGCCCAGCCTCCAGGACATACTGAGGCGCTATGGAGACCAGTATCCCGGGCAGGAGGATCACAGAGCTTATGCAGACAACTACCACAAGAAGTAA